Proteins from a single region of Bdellovibrio bacteriovorus HD100:
- a CDS encoding CidA/LrgA family protein has protein sequence MIQAFVILLVFQLLGEAVVALFKLFIPGPVLGMVFFFIALLVRPSLKDKVEILSRSITAHLALFFVPAGVGVIEYFDLFGKYGVGMVVTVLISTVVTLGMTAFVFHQLMKVGTKGAP, from the coding sequence ATGATTCAGGCCTTTGTTATCCTATTAGTGTTCCAGCTGCTCGGGGAAGCCGTGGTGGCCCTGTTTAAGCTCTTTATCCCGGGCCCGGTTCTGGGCATGGTCTTCTTCTTTATAGCCCTGCTGGTGCGCCCTTCATTAAAGGACAAGGTCGAAATCCTGAGCCGGTCCATTACCGCCCATCTGGCCCTTTTCTTTGTTCCGGCAGGCGTCGGGGTCATTGAATACTTCGACCTTTTCGGCAAATACGGTGTGGGCATGGTGGTGACGGTGCTGATCAGCACGGTTGTCACTTTGGGTATGACCGCCTTCGTGTTTCATCAACTGATGAAAGTCGGCACCAAGGGGGCCCCATGA
- a CDS encoding D-alanyl-D-alanine carboxypeptidase, with translation MIPALAKKILHVTVGTLLVSSAASAKVYLNSMCHMAANSKTQQIQGDDNKDDKFPLASISKVVTTLWAVDRLGPDYRFKTKLHVTPTANGSYDIHIEGSRDPLFGRNMSYFLISELNRMKITKIEKLTFDENFLLAWLAEEKPMIGGTTPKYDTVEQQASIVRATLTSSFATAISPGYYTILKTKAARIGVQMSNRPKIDVRTISFVKKAEFQKNEKSTTMVLMSAPLKTILKRMNNQSNNYIADNLYWNLGGTEAFNAYIAGKMQADTSDIEFHNGSGNNEGSVAKPVYNEATCEMMIKVLYSLDKSLSAKGYDLSDVMAVAAKDKASTVGSYGGVMAGSTTAKTGSVNKAKTLMGSVSTKNGEIYFAVLMHTDYDKSRSDWGVASQQIKNKVSQLINQNGGPKAIKYTEQLPLPFDKYSYLTKANTITTEKK, from the coding sequence ATGATTCCAGCTTTGGCCAAAAAAATTCTGCACGTTACTGTTGGTACGCTTCTAGTCAGTTCCGCCGCTTCTGCGAAAGTTTACTTGAATTCCATGTGCCATATGGCCGCCAATTCAAAAACCCAGCAGATCCAAGGCGATGACAACAAAGACGACAAGTTCCCTTTGGCTTCAATCTCCAAGGTTGTAACCACCTTATGGGCTGTAGACCGTCTGGGTCCTGACTATCGCTTCAAAACCAAACTGCATGTCACACCAACTGCCAACGGTTCTTACGATATCCATATCGAAGGCAGCCGAGATCCACTGTTTGGGCGTAACATGTCCTATTTCCTGATTTCTGAACTAAACCGCATGAAAATCACCAAGATCGAAAAGCTGACTTTCGATGAAAACTTCCTGTTGGCGTGGTTGGCGGAAGAAAAGCCGATGATCGGCGGAACGACACCTAAATATGACACCGTTGAACAGCAGGCCTCTATCGTGCGTGCGACTTTGACGTCCTCTTTTGCGACGGCTATCAGTCCAGGCTATTACACTATTCTGAAAACCAAAGCGGCTCGCATTGGCGTGCAAATGTCCAATCGTCCGAAGATTGACGTGCGCACGATCAGTTTTGTGAAAAAAGCTGAGTTCCAGAAAAACGAAAAGTCCACAACGATGGTTTTGATGTCTGCGCCACTGAAAACAATCCTGAAACGCATGAACAACCAGTCCAACAACTATATCGCCGACAATCTGTACTGGAATCTGGGTGGCACTGAGGCTTTCAATGCTTACATCGCCGGTAAAATGCAGGCCGACACATCAGATATCGAATTCCACAACGGCTCTGGCAACAACGAAGGTTCTGTCGCCAAACCGGTTTACAATGAAGCCACTTGTGAAATGATGATCAAGGTTCTTTACTCTTTGGATAAATCCCTGTCTGCAAAAGGCTACGACCTTTCTGACGTGATGGCGGTTGCTGCGAAAGACAAAGCCTCCACTGTGGGCAGCTATGGCGGCGTGATGGCTGGTTCAACAACGGCAAAAACCGGAAGTGTCAACAAAGCCAAAACTCTGATGGGATCTGTATCCACTAAGAACGGCGAAATCTACTTCGCAGTTCTGATGCACACGGATTATGACAAGTCCCGCTCTGACTGGGGTGTGGCTTCTCAACAGATCAAAAACAAGGTCAGCCAGTTGATCAATCAAAACGGCGGACCAAAAGCAATCAAGTACACCGAACAATTGCCATTGCCGTTTGATAAGTATTCTTACCTGACAAAAGCGAACACTATCACGACAGAGAAGAAATAG